A genomic stretch from Aedes albopictus strain Foshan chromosome 2, AalbF5, whole genome shotgun sequence includes:
- the LOC109410223 gene encoding protein held out wings isoform X2: MMNTYSNSVNQENTIQSTQSIADYLAQLLKDRKQLAAFPNVFIHVERLLDEEISKVRASLFQINGVTKEPLQLPEPEGEAITLNEKVYVPVKEHPDFNFVGRILGPRGMTAKQLEQETGCKIMVRGKGSMRDKKKEEANRGKPNWEHLSDDLHVLITVEDTENRASIKIKRALDEVKKLLVPHAEGEDELKKRQLMELAIINGTYRDSSTKAPPAEISFESVYDGWKQLGAEQRLINPAAITGLTQNQLAAAARSAANPLGAPLILSPRISVPTTGASLMTGSAPPTIDHTTGLIYATAPYADYASYAALAAGNPLLAEYADHSVGAIKTQRRQFAPRDHPY, encoded by the coding sequence ATGATGAATACGTACAGCAATAGTGTAAATCAGGAAAACACCATCCAGTCGACGCAGAGCATTGCCGACTATTTGGCACAGCTACTTAAAGATCGAAAACAGTTGGCAGCCTTCCCCAATGTGTTCATTCACGTCGAACGTTTGCTCGACGAGGAGATATCCAAGGTCCGAGCGTCCCTGTTCCAGATCAATGGAGTGACGAAAGAGCCTCTGCAGCTTCCAGAACCGGAGGGTGAAGCGATTACTTTGAACGAGAAAGTATACGTCCCGGTGAAGGAGCATCCAGATTTCAACTTTGTTGGCAGAATTCTCGGTCCTCGAGGCATGACAGCCAAGCAGCTGGAGCAGGAAACGGGATGCAAGATAATGGTTCGGGGGAAAGGCTCTATGCGAGATAAGAAGAAAGAGGAAGCCAATCGGGGTAAACCGAACTGGGAGCATCTGTCAGACGATCTGCACGTGTTGATTACCGTTGAAGATACCGAGAACCGGGCATCGATCAAGATCAAGCGCGCACTGGATGAGGTCAAGAAACTGCTGGTTCCCCATGCTGAAGGCGAAGACGAACTCAAGAAACGACAGCTCATGGAACTGGCCATCATCAACGGAACCTATCGGGACTCGAGCACGAAAGCGCCACCAGCGGAGATCAGCTTCGAGTCGGTCTACGATGGATGGAAGCAACTCGGTGCCGAACAGCGATTAATTAACCCCGCCGCCATCACGGGTCTTACGCAGAACCAGCTCGCTGCGGCCGCACGATCAGCCGCCAATCCACTCGGTGCTCCGCTGATCCTGTCGCCACGAATCTCAGTGCCAACGACCGGTGCCAGTCTTATGACCGGTTCGGCGCCACCCACCATCGATCACACCACCGGACTGATATACGCAACCGCACCGTACGCCGACTACGCCAGCTATGCAGCCCTGGCCGCCGGGAACCCACTGCTTGCGGAGTACGCCGATCACAGTGTAGGTGCAATCAAAACTCAAAGAAGGCAATTCGCGCCTAGAGATCATCCTTACTAA
- the LOC109410223 gene encoding protein held out wings isoform X1 has protein sequence MMNTYSNSVNQENTIQSTQSIADYLAQLLKDRKQLAAFPNVFIHVERLLDEEISKVRASLFQINGVTKEPLQLPEPEGEAITLNEKVYVPVKEHPDFNFVGRILGPRGMTAKQLEQETGCKIMVRGKGSMRDKKKEEANRGKPNWEHLSDDLHVLITVEDTENRASIKIKRALDEVKKLLVPHAEGEDELKKRQLMELAIINGTYRDSSTKAPPAEISFESVYDGWKQLGAEQRLINPAAITGLTQNQLAAAARSAANPLGAPLILSPRISVPTTGASLMTGSAPPTIDHTTGLIYATAPYADYASYAALAAGNPLLAEYADHSFPSCFQPVPHHLQGQMTV, from the coding sequence ATGATGAATACGTACAGCAATAGTGTAAATCAGGAAAACACCATCCAGTCGACGCAGAGCATTGCCGACTATTTGGCACAGCTACTTAAAGATCGAAAACAGTTGGCAGCCTTCCCCAATGTGTTCATTCACGTCGAACGTTTGCTCGACGAGGAGATATCCAAGGTCCGAGCGTCCCTGTTCCAGATCAATGGAGTGACGAAAGAGCCTCTGCAGCTTCCAGAACCGGAGGGTGAAGCGATTACTTTGAACGAGAAAGTATACGTCCCGGTGAAGGAGCATCCAGATTTCAACTTTGTTGGCAGAATTCTCGGTCCTCGAGGCATGACAGCCAAGCAGCTGGAGCAGGAAACGGGATGCAAGATAATGGTTCGGGGGAAAGGCTCTATGCGAGATAAGAAGAAAGAGGAAGCCAATCGGGGTAAACCGAACTGGGAGCATCTGTCAGACGATCTGCACGTGTTGATTACCGTTGAAGATACCGAGAACCGGGCATCGATCAAGATCAAGCGCGCACTGGATGAGGTCAAGAAACTGCTGGTTCCCCATGCTGAAGGCGAAGACGAACTCAAGAAACGACAGCTCATGGAACTGGCCATCATCAACGGAACCTATCGGGACTCGAGCACGAAAGCGCCACCAGCGGAGATCAGCTTCGAGTCGGTCTACGATGGATGGAAGCAACTCGGTGCCGAACAGCGATTAATTAACCCCGCCGCCATCACGGGTCTTACGCAGAACCAGCTCGCTGCGGCCGCACGATCAGCCGCCAATCCACTCGGTGCTCCGCTGATCCTGTCGCCACGAATCTCAGTGCCAACGACCGGTGCCAGTCTTATGACCGGTTCGGCGCCACCCACCATCGATCACACCACCGGACTGATATACGCAACCGCACCGTACGCCGACTACGCCAGCTATGCAGCCCTGGCCGCCGGGAACCCACTGCTTGCGGAGTACGCCGATCACAGT
- the LOC109410223 gene encoding protein held out wings isoform X4, translating into MMNTYSNSVNQENTIQSTQSIADYLAQLLKDRKQLAAFPNVFIHVERLLDEEISKVRASLFQINGVTKEPLQLPEPEGEAITLNEKVYVPVKEHPDFNFVGRILGPRGMTAKQLEQETGCKIMVRGKGSMRDKKKEEANRGKPNWEHLSDDLHVLITVEDTENRASIKIKRALDEVKKLLVPHAEGEDELKKRQLMELAIINGTYRDSSTKAPPAEISFESVYDGWKQLGAEQRLINPAAITGLTQNQLAAAARSAANPLGAPLILSPRISVPTTGASLMTGSAPPTIDHTTGLIYATAPYADYASYAALAAGNPLLAEYADHSVRQF; encoded by the coding sequence ATGATGAATACGTACAGCAATAGTGTAAATCAGGAAAACACCATCCAGTCGACGCAGAGCATTGCCGACTATTTGGCACAGCTACTTAAAGATCGAAAACAGTTGGCAGCCTTCCCCAATGTGTTCATTCACGTCGAACGTTTGCTCGACGAGGAGATATCCAAGGTCCGAGCGTCCCTGTTCCAGATCAATGGAGTGACGAAAGAGCCTCTGCAGCTTCCAGAACCGGAGGGTGAAGCGATTACTTTGAACGAGAAAGTATACGTCCCGGTGAAGGAGCATCCAGATTTCAACTTTGTTGGCAGAATTCTCGGTCCTCGAGGCATGACAGCCAAGCAGCTGGAGCAGGAAACGGGATGCAAGATAATGGTTCGGGGGAAAGGCTCTATGCGAGATAAGAAGAAAGAGGAAGCCAATCGGGGTAAACCGAACTGGGAGCATCTGTCAGACGATCTGCACGTGTTGATTACCGTTGAAGATACCGAGAACCGGGCATCGATCAAGATCAAGCGCGCACTGGATGAGGTCAAGAAACTGCTGGTTCCCCATGCTGAAGGCGAAGACGAACTCAAGAAACGACAGCTCATGGAACTGGCCATCATCAACGGAACCTATCGGGACTCGAGCACGAAAGCGCCACCAGCGGAGATCAGCTTCGAGTCGGTCTACGATGGATGGAAGCAACTCGGTGCCGAACAGCGATTAATTAACCCCGCCGCCATCACGGGTCTTACGCAGAACCAGCTCGCTGCGGCCGCACGATCAGCCGCCAATCCACTCGGTGCTCCGCTGATCCTGTCGCCACGAATCTCAGTGCCAACGACCGGTGCCAGTCTTATGACCGGTTCGGCGCCACCCACCATCGATCACACCACCGGACTGATATACGCAACCGCACCGTACGCCGACTACGCCAGCTATGCAGCCCTGGCCGCCGGGAACCCACTGCTTGCGGAGTACGCCGATCACAGT
- the LOC109410223 gene encoding protein held out wings isoform X3: MMNTYSNSVNQENTIQSTQSIADYLAQLLKDRKQLAAFPNVFIHVERLLDEEISKVRASLFQINGVTKEPLQLPEPEGEAITLNEKVYVPVKEHPDFNFVGRILGPRGMTAKQLEQETGCKIMVRGKGSMRDKKKEEANRGKPNWEHLSDDLHVLITVEDTENRASIKIKRALDEVKKLLVPHAEGEDELKKRQLMELAIINGTYRDSSTKAPPAEISFESVYDGWKQLGAEQRLINPAAITGLTQNQLAAAARSAANPLGAPLILSPRISVPTTGASLMTGSAPPTIDHTTGLIYATAPYADYASYAALAAGNPLLAEYADHSSLSLFQVRQF, translated from the coding sequence ATGATGAATACGTACAGCAATAGTGTAAATCAGGAAAACACCATCCAGTCGACGCAGAGCATTGCCGACTATTTGGCACAGCTACTTAAAGATCGAAAACAGTTGGCAGCCTTCCCCAATGTGTTCATTCACGTCGAACGTTTGCTCGACGAGGAGATATCCAAGGTCCGAGCGTCCCTGTTCCAGATCAATGGAGTGACGAAAGAGCCTCTGCAGCTTCCAGAACCGGAGGGTGAAGCGATTACTTTGAACGAGAAAGTATACGTCCCGGTGAAGGAGCATCCAGATTTCAACTTTGTTGGCAGAATTCTCGGTCCTCGAGGCATGACAGCCAAGCAGCTGGAGCAGGAAACGGGATGCAAGATAATGGTTCGGGGGAAAGGCTCTATGCGAGATAAGAAGAAAGAGGAAGCCAATCGGGGTAAACCGAACTGGGAGCATCTGTCAGACGATCTGCACGTGTTGATTACCGTTGAAGATACCGAGAACCGGGCATCGATCAAGATCAAGCGCGCACTGGATGAGGTCAAGAAACTGCTGGTTCCCCATGCTGAAGGCGAAGACGAACTCAAGAAACGACAGCTCATGGAACTGGCCATCATCAACGGAACCTATCGGGACTCGAGCACGAAAGCGCCACCAGCGGAGATCAGCTTCGAGTCGGTCTACGATGGATGGAAGCAACTCGGTGCCGAACAGCGATTAATTAACCCCGCCGCCATCACGGGTCTTACGCAGAACCAGCTCGCTGCGGCCGCACGATCAGCCGCCAATCCACTCGGTGCTCCGCTGATCCTGTCGCCACGAATCTCAGTGCCAACGACCGGTGCCAGTCTTATGACCGGTTCGGCGCCACCCACCATCGATCACACCACCGGACTGATATACGCAACCGCACCGTACGCCGACTACGCCAGCTATGCAGCCCTGGCCGCCGGGAACCCACTGCTTGCGGAGTACGCCGATCACAGT